The DNA segment TCCCCTTCCCTGAAGGAGGGTGCCGCGCGAGGGGTCAAGGCGTCTTCCGCGTAGGGGCGGTTCGCGAACGGTCCCTACGCAGAGATCACAGCGCTTGTGCGCGGCCCAATGCGCGAGGTGCGCTGGGCAGTCGCCGCACTTGCACCCTCCTCCGCTCGTGACGCGGGCAAGGGGTCAGAGCGGAGGCAACACTCCTCAATAATTCGGGGGGCCGGGCGTTTGCCCGACCCCCCTACCGCCTCCACATCCGCAACCCCACACCACGCCTGAGCGGGGCCGCTCACCTCATCGCCATCCGCACCTCGTCACGCTCGCCCGCTAAACCAGACCCCGGAGGAGTCCACCGCCTCTCTCGCCGCCGCCAAGCGCCTCTCCCGGACGCGCCCGCCGATCGCGCCGCTCCGCTAAGCGCGCCCAATCGCCTGTCCTGCCGTTCCCCCTCCTGCCAAGCTTTTCCGCCGCCAGCCCCCGCGCCCTTCACTCCCCCGGGGTCTTCCGACCTGCTCGGTTCACGAGCATCCGCTCGTCGCCCCGCAATTGAGGCATTTGTAACAGGTACCGTTACGCACCATCAGGCATCCGCAATCCGGACACGGCGGCGCGTCGGCCTGGTTGATGAAGGCCTGGCGCGAGCGCGCATGCGCGGCCACGTCACCGATCGCCGCGCTGATCGTCGCCGCCGCCTCCTCGATGTACGCCCGACCCGCCGCCGGCGTCGCGCTCTGTTCGGCTGCCGCCGCTGAACGTTCCGCCGCGACCACCCCGACCTCGCGCTTGGCTTCCTCGTCGAGGAACTTCGAGGCGAGCCAGCGGAAGAGGTAATCGACGATCGACTTCGCGTACGGGATCTCGGGATTCTTGGTGAAGCCCGAGGGCTCGAAGCGCATGTGCGAGAACTTGTCGACCAGGAACTGGAGCGGCACCCCGTATTGCAGCGCGTAGCTGATCGCGGTTGCGAACGAGTCCATCAGGCCCGAGATCGTCGAGCCCTGCTTGGACATCATCACGAAGATCTCGCCGGGCTTGCCGTCCTCGTACATGCCGACCGTGATATAGCCCTCGTGGCCGGCGATATCGAACTTATGCGTGATTGACTTGCGCTCGTCGGGCAGCTTGCGCCGGTTGAGCGCGCGATCCTCGCCCGCCGCCGCGCGCACCGCCGCGGCCTGCGTCGGCGCCGTCGCCTCGGTCCTGCTCTTGCCGGTGTTGAGCGGCTGGGTGCGCTTGGAGCCGTCGCGGTAGATCGCGACCGCCTTGAGCCCCAGCTTCCACGCGGTCATGTAGGCCTCGGCGACGTCGTCGACGGTGGCCTCGGCGGGCATGTTGATGGTCTTGGAGATCGCGCCCGAGATGAACGGCTGCACCGCGCCCATCATCCGCAGATGCCCGAGGTAGTGGATGGTGCGCGAGCCGGCGCGCGGCTTGAACGCGCAGTCGAAGACCGCCAGATGCGCGTCGGCCAGATGCGGCGCGCCCTCGATCGTTTCGTGCTCGTCGAGGTACTCGACGATCTCCTGGACCTCGCGCGAGTCGTAGCCCAGACGCTTGAGCGCGCGCGGCACGGTGCCGTTGACGATCTTCAGCATCCCGCCGCCGACCAGCTTCTTGTACTTGACCAGCGCGATGTCGGGCTCGATGCCGGTGGTGTCGCAGTCCATCATAAAGGCGATGGTGCCGGTGGGCGCGATCACGGTCGCCTGCGAGTTGCGAAAGCCCGCCGCCGCGCCGAGCTTGAGCGCCTCCTCCCACGCCTCGCGCGCCGCGCTCAGAAGCGGCAGCGGCACGTGGGCGGGATCGAGCTCGCGCGCCTTGTCGCGATGGTGCTCGATGACCTTGAGCATCGGCTCGCGGTTAGGCGGGTAGCCCGCAAACGGCCCCATCACCTGCGCTACCCGCGCCGATTGCAGGTAGGCCTCGCCCGTCATCAGCGCGGTTATCGCGCCGGCGTAGCTGCGCCCCTGGTCCGAGTCGTAGGGCAGCCCGAGCGCCATCAGCAGCGCGCCCAGATTGGCATAGCCCAGGCCGAGCTCGCGAAAGTCGCGCGCGTTGCGCGTGATCTCTTCGGTCGGATACGAGGAGTTGTCCACCACGATGTCCTGCGCGGTGATCATCACGTCCACCGCGTGGCGCAGCGCGCGCACGTCGAACTCGCCGCGTTCGTCGAGGAACTTGAGCAGGTTGAGCGAAGCGAGGTTGCAGGCCGAGTTGTCCAGGTGCATGTACTCGCTGCACGGATTGGAGGCGTTGATCCGCCCCGAATTCGGGCAGGTGTGCCATGCGTTGATCGTGGTGTCGAACTGCATCCCGGGGTCGCCGCAGGCGTGCGCCGCCTCGGCGATAAGCTTCATCAGCTCGCGCGCGCGGTAGGTGTCGGCGACCTGTCCGGTGGTGACGAAATGGGTGCGCCACTCGCCGTCGCGCTCGACCGCGCGCATGAAGTCGTCACTCACCCGCACCGAGTTGTTGGCGTTCTGGAAGAAGACCGAACCGTAGGCCGGGCCGTCGAGCGAGGCGTCATAGCCGGCGTCAATCAGCGCCCACGCCTTGCGCTCCTCCTCCTGTTTGCACTTGATGAAATCGACGACGTCGGGATGGTCAACGTTGAGCACCACCATCTTGGCCGCCCGCCGCGTCTTGCCGCCCGACTTGATCACGCCCGCCGAGGCGTCGGCCGCCTTCATGAAGCTCAGCGGCCCCGAGGCGGTGCCGCCGGCGGAGAGCTTCTCGCGGCACGAGCGTACAGCCGACAGATTGACCCCCGAACCGGAGCCGCCTTTGAAGATGATTCCCTCGTTGCGGTACCAGTTCAGGATCGAGTCCATGTTGTCCTCGACCTTGAGGATGAAGCAGGCCGAGCACTGCGGGCGCGGCTCAATCCCGACGTTGAAGTAGACCGGGCTGTTGAACGCCGCGCGCTGGGTCACCAGCAGCGCGGTCAGTTCGGCGTGGAAGGTGTCGCGCTCCTCGGCCGAGGCGAAGTAGTGCTGAGCCTCGCCCCATCCGGTGATCGTATCGACCACGCGCGCGATGAGCTGGCGGACCGAGGACTCGCGCTTGGGGCTGCCGAGCGGCCCGCGGAAGTACTTGGAGACCACCACGTTGGTCGCGGTCTGCGACCAGGCGCGCGGAACCTCGACATCACGCTGTTCAAAGACGACGCGCCCGTCCTCGCCGGCGATCACGGCCGAGCGCAGCTCCCACTCGACTTCGGACATCGGATCAACGCCGGGCCGGCTGAAAAAGCGCTCCAGCGCGAGGCCCTGCCGGGCTCCCGTCGAAGCGTGTTCAGCCGCTTTTGCTGGTTTCTTGTCTAGTCCTGGCATCGCAATTTCACCCGCCGCCATCTCCTCCACCTCCCCGGCTGCCCTGCGCCTCGGCTGGAACGCAAATTACTCCGGTTCGTGGTTGTGTCAAGGACCACACCCCAAGATATTGTATAGGATAACTTGTGGACAACCTATAGAAAGGGCTGTTAGTAAGTCTTCGTACTAATTTCGCCTCTATAGGAATGCCTTATTCTTCAAGCACATACTCGATGAGGGCTTTGATTGTCGGCCTGTTGATGAACGATCTGATTTTTCTGCCGTCATTGGGCGGACACAATTGCACTGCCCACCGACAGGCGTATCGTAACCCGCGATGGCGCTGCGCAAACGCAAGGCTCCCGAGCCCATCGCCAGCACGCTCGGCGCGCTAATCGACCGGCTAGACTCCGAGGGCCACTTCGCCATCGTACGCCTTATCTCGGCCTGGCCCGAGGTGGTCGGCGAGGCCGTCGCGCGCCGCACCGAGATCGTCGGCCTCAAGTTCCACACCGCTGTGGTCAAGGTCTCCGGCGCGATGTGGATTCAGGAGCTCAACCTGCTCAAGCCGCAGATTCTCGATCGCTTACGCGCGCGGATCGGTGACGACGCTGTACGCGACCTGCGCTTCGTTCAAGGGCGGCTCAGCCGCCGCCAGCCGCGCACCCGTCTGCGTCCGGTGCCGCGCGCGCCGCGCCGCGCGATCGAGCTGCCCGAGCTCAAGGACCCCGAGCTGCGCCGCGCCTTCGAGAGCCTCATCGAGGCCTGGGGCCGCGCCTCGCGCTAGCGCAATTCTCTCCTGTCCGTGCGCTCTCGCACGGCCGAAATCGTGCGCAAGACAGGCGCGATGCGCTGGCCTCGGACGCGCGCCATGCGTAAGATGCGCCGAAGCGGACGCACGCAGCGGCGCCGAGGGCGTTGCGGCGCGGCGCGGCGGCATGATACGTCGCTCCGAACGAACCAACTCACTATGGGAGGGGACGAGGAATGAAACGGATCACTTCGATGTTGGTTGGCGCACTGTTCCTTGGCGCCAGCTGGGGACTGGCGCAGGCCCAGGGCGAAGCGCCCGCGGCCCCGGCCGCAGCGCCCGCGGCCTCGGCGGCGGCGCCCAGCGCGCCGGCCAAGAAGAAGCACAAGAGCGAGATGCAGGCCTTCAGAGAACTGCGCGTGCAGCATCACCGGATGACCCGCCGACTCAAGCAGAATCCCAACCTCGCGCAGGACTCCGGCTTTCTGGCGAAGTATCCCGACCTGCAGCAGTTCTTCAACGACTATCCGGGTTCGCAGAAGCGCTTCCTTGCCAACCCCGGCAAGTACCTCGGAATGTCCGAGGCCAAAGCCAAGCATCGCGAGGAAACCCGCTAGGCTGCGGATTCCACGCAGTCCGGATCGCCTCGGCGGGGCGGGGGAAACTCCCTCGCCCCGCTTTTGCCCCATCGCCGCTGCAACGCTAAGCTAAAGCTGCGCAAAGTAGTGCGCCACAATCCAGGCCCGGTTATGCGCGGGCCTGCCAACCGCCTAATGTTTTCACCGGGCGCAGGGAGGACATCTACATGAGACGGACCTTATCGCTGGCTGTTGCGCTGCTGATGGCGGGCGGAATTGCGGCGCCTGCATTTGCCCAAGCCCAGCAACAGGTCACCATCGTCGGCGAGATGGACACGAAGGGCATCGCGATGGAGGAGCTGCACGACTTCGGCCAGCTCGCGATCGCCCATCGCAAGATGGCGCGCCGGCTGGCCACCAATCCGAGCCTCGCCGACGACAATGACTTCCTCAAGAAGTATCCAGAGCTGAACCGCTTCTTCAGCAAGTACCCGGGCTCCAAGGAGCGCTTCCTGGCCAACCCGGGCAACTACCTCGAAGGCGTCCACGGCCATCCGCGCAAGGTGGCGATGCATCATCGGGCCAAGGCCAAGCAGATGGAGAAGAAGTCCGACGGCAACGCCGCCGAGGCCAAGCCGTCCGAATCGGCCGCGCCGCCCGCGGCGGGCTCTTCCAATCCGTAGCGCGCTCCGCGTCTGACGCACGATTCGAAGGCGGGACGGGGTTCATCTCCCGTCCCGCTTTGCTTTGCGCGCGCCGCGCGCTGGTGGGGCGGCGAAACCGTGCACACCGCCCTTCGTATTGTGGAACGGCCGGGCCGGACGCCCGGCGAGGCGCTCGATGCTCCAGGTCGGCAACATGCCGCAGCACAAGCGCGCGCTCCACGCGCTCAACCGGCTCGCCTACGGGCCGCGACCCGGCGACGTCGAGCGAGTCAATCAGATCGGCGTCGAGCGCTATATCCGCGAGCAGCTCAATCCCGAATCGATTCCCGAGCCGCCCGCGCTGGTGCAGCGGATCGCCGCGATGCGCACGCTGCACATGACGCCGGTCGAGCTGTTTGAGGCCTTCCAGCTCCCGGTGCGCCAGGCCAAGGGCGACAAGGACGCGCAAAAGGCGGCGCGCCAGCGCGCGCGCGTGATCTTGCAGGAGGCGGTCGAGGCGCGGTTGATGCGCGCGATCTACGGCCCGCGGCAGTTGCAGGAGGTGATGGCGGCCTTCTGGTTCAACCACTTCAACGTCTTCGCCGGCAAGGGCCTGTGCCATCTGTGGGTCGGCGCCTACGAACAGGAGGCGGTCCGGCCGCATACGATGGGCCGCTTCCGTATGCTGCTCGGCGCGACCGCGAAGCATCCCGCGATGCTCTTCTACCTCGACAACTGGCAGAACACCGGGCCCGACAGCCCCGGCCGGCGCGGCAAATTCGAGGGCATCAACGAGAACTACGCGCGCGAGGTGATGGAACTGCACACGCTGGGCGTAAACGGCGGTTACACGCAGGCCGACGTCACCGCGCTCGCCCATATTCTGACCGGATGGGGCCTGCGCAAGCCCGGCGGCGCGGCGATGCGGATGGGCGCGATGCGTCCGGGGGCGATGGGCATGGAGCGGAGGCGATGGCGGACGTGGCGTGCGCACCGCCGCCTGCCGCCGGCGGGCGCCGTAGGCGACCAGTACGGCTTTTATTTCGATCCGCGCCGCCACGATTTCAGCGATCAGATCTTGCTTGGCGCGACCTACCGCGGCGCGGCCGGACTCGCTGAGGGCGAGCAGGCGCTTGACCTGCTCGCGCGCGCGCCCGCCACCGCGCGCCATCTGAGCTTCCAGCTCGCGCAGCACTTCGTCGCCGACGATCCGCCGCCCGCGCTGGTCGCGCGGATGGCCGAGCGCTTTGTGCAGAGCCAAGGCGACATCCGGGCCACACTCCAGACACTCTTCTTGAGCCCCGAGTTCTGGGACGAGCGCTACTACGGTGCGAAATTCAAGACCCCGTACGACTACGTCATCTCGGCCGCGCGCCTGGCCGGCGTGGACCACATCACCAACTACCGCCCGTTGTTCGGCGCGATGGCGATGATGGGGATGGCGCCGTATGGGCATGAGACGCCCGACGGCTACCCCGACGTGCGCGAGGCGTGGCTCAACCCGGACGCGATGATGATGCGACTGAGCTTCGCCGCCGCGCTCGGCCAGGGGCATCTGCCGCTGCTCGCCCCGCCGTTCGAAACCGCCGCCGGCGCGAAAGCCTTCCACGTCAGGTTTAAGCGGCCCGCCGCGAGCGCGGGCGGCGCGATGATGCGCGCGGGCGGAGTCGCGAGGATGCAGCCGCTCGATGCCGGCGCGCTCCAAGCGACGCTCGGCGCGGGCGCGCTCTCGGCCAATACGCGCGAGGCGATCCAGGCTGCGCCCGCGGAGCTGCGCGCCGCGCTCGTCCTCGGATGCCCGGAGTTTATGGTCTGCTGAAAAATCGCGGCGTGGATATGGAGCCAGTGGCGTGAGCAGATGCGAAGGCGAGCGATGGGGCGGCGCGGCGGAAGCCTGCGCCGGCGCGCATAGCCGGCGCGAATTTCTCAAACGTGCGGCGATGCTCGGCGCGGCGGGCGGCGTCCTAATGCTGAGCCCGTACGCATGGGCGGCGCGCGCCGCCGCCGGCGATACCAGCCGCAAGCGGCTGGTCGTGATCTTCCTGCGCGGCGCGGTGGACGGCCTCAATGTCGTCGTGCCGCACGGCGAGCCCGACTACTACGACGCGCGCCCGACGATCGCGCTCCCGCGCGCCGGCGGCGAGGGCGGCGTAGTCAACCTCGACGGCTTCTTCGGACTCCATCCCGCGCTCGCCGCCCTCGAGCCGCGCTGGCGCGAAGGCACACTCGCCTTCGTTCACGCCTGCGGCTCGCCCGATCCCACGCGCTCGCACTTCGACGCCCAAGACTACATGGAAAGCGGCACGCCCGGCATGAAGAGCACTGCCGACGGATGGATGAATCGCGTGCTAGGCGCGCTGCCCGGCCAGCACGGACCGACCGAGGCGCTCAGCCTCGGTCCCGCAGTGCCGCGTATTCTGTCGGGCCGTATGGCGGTCGCCAACCTCCCGCTCGGCCGCGCGGCGGCGCGTCCGATGCCGCTGGATCGGCCAATTATCGAAGCCGCCTTCGACCGCATGTACCAGGGCGGCGACGCGCTCAGCCGCGCGTATCGCGAAGGGCGCATGGCGCGCAAGCGCCTGCTCGCCGAGCTCGAGGCGGACATGCGCGAGGCCGACAACGGCGCGCCATCCCCGGCCGGCTTCCCCGACGACACCGCGCGGCTGGCGCGGCTTATCGCGCACGACCCGACGATCCGACTCGCCTTCCTAGCGCTCGGCGGATGGGACACCCACGTAAATGAGGGCTCGTCGCGCGGCCAACTCGCCAATCATCTCAAACCCTTGGGCGAGGGGCTGGCGAGCTTAGCCGCCGCGCTCGGCCCGCACTATCAGGACACCGTCGTGGTGGTGATCTCCGAGTTCGGACGCACCGTGCGCCAGAACGGCAACGGCGGCACCGATCACGGGCATGGCAACGTGATGTGGGTGATGGGCGGGCCGGTGCGCGGCGGCAAGGTTTACGCCGCGTGGCCCGGGCTCTCAACGCAGCATCTCTACCAGGAGCGCGACCTCGCGGTGACGACGGATTTCCGCGAGCCGATCGCGGCCGTGCTCAATACCCATCTGGGGCTCGGCGACGCCCAGATCGATCGGGTTTTCCCCAGACGCCCGCGTCCTACCGGCCACACCGCGACGCTCATCCGCGTCTGAAGAGACCGAGGATTCCCCGCGCACGTCGGGCACGGGCGCCGCAACGACGGCACGATGAGAACGGCACCCTATACCCAGCGGCGCGTCTCAGCGGACGGGCGTCTCTGCGCGCGCGGACAACTCAGTGTGAAACGCCCGCCCCGGCCGGGCGGTACGAAACCAGCTCCTGGCTTTTGAAGTCGGGATCGGTGGTGTCGCATTTGGCGAGCGCGGCTACCTCCGGCGCGTACCAGCAGCTCATCTTCACGTCGGAGAGCCCGGTCCGGTATTCGATCTCGACCTTGAGCGCGTCGAGCGTGCCCGCCGGCACGGTTACCTTCTCCCAGCCCAGCGCCTGTCCGTGCGTGGTGCCCGCGATCCGCCCCTGGTCCGTCTTCAGCATCCAGTCCTTCGACCATTTCTTGCCCGGCCACAGCGGAAAATCGAAGGTGCCGAGATCGGGATCGAACGAGCCCTCGATCAGCCCGACGTGGCCGGCGATCAGGTTGCCGTCGGCCGTGTAGAGGTTGCGGTGGCCAAACCAGTTTATCGTCACGCGCTTGCCCGAGACGCCGGTCACCTTGATCGCGCCGTCGGTGGACGCGCCATCGGCGCCTTCGAGCCTCACGACCCAGGTGTCGCCGATCGCGAGCATCGGCGCCGCAACTTCGCGCTGGGCGGGATTGGGCTCGTCGACGCGGAGCACTTCCTTGTGGCGGCAGAAGGCGCACGGCCCGATGACCTCGACCGCCTGCGCGGAGACCTCGAAGATGCTGCCGTCGCCGCTCGGGCCGCTCGTCAAATGTGTGATGGCGTCGACGCGGTCCTGGTAGCGCTCGATCGCGATGCTGCGCAGCCTGCGATCGATGTGCGAGGTATCGATCGCCTCGGCCGAGAGCGGCTCGCTGTACCTGATTTCACCCAGCAGCCTGTGCGGCAGCGAGAGGTCGCCGGTCATCACCATGATCTGCGACTCGTTGAGCACGGTGACGGTCTGGTGCAGCATCTCCTGGCGATGCTGCGCCGCCGCGACGCATCCGCCGAGCAGCGCCGGCCCCGCCAACAGCGCGGCGGTGATGGTCCTATGCGCCGGCCAACCCACAGGCACAGCCTACCATGCCTCTTGCTGGCGCGAGTCTCGTCGCCCGCGCCCGATTTCTGGCGCGCGTGATGTCGCTCGCGCGGCGCTGCCGAACACGGGCCGCGGTAGAAAGCCGCCGCCAAGCGGCGACGGCCATTCGCTCAGCGCGCAGCAGGCGGGCCCCGTCTGGCGCTTCTCAAGGCGCGTAACCGTGCGGTCGGCATTTCGTACTCGTCGATCGAGCGGATGCGCTCGATACGACTCGACCGGGAGGTACCACAACAGATGCGCAAGGCGATAGTCGCGATGGCGGCCGCAGGGATGCTCGTGCTGGCGGGCGTCGGGATGGCCCGGGCGGACGACGGGATTGGCTTCGGCAACGTCAATTTCCACGGCGTCTATCCGTTCGCGCTGCACGGCACGACGATCGATACGCCCGACGTGCCGATGGCGGGCGGCGGAATTCTGCGGCCCGACGGCAAGGGCAACTTCAGCGGCTCGCTCAACGTCAACGTCGGCGGCATTGTGTGCTCCAGCGATATCGCCGGCACCTATTCGATCGCCGCCAACGGCACCGGCACGCTAGCGATCACTTCCACGTCGAACACCTGCACCGGCGTGCCTGCTGATTACGACCTGGTGATGTTCAACGGCCGGCACGTTGACCTGTTCAGCACCGACAGCGGCTCGGTGGTGAGCATCAACGCCGCTCGCCGCCGCGCTGACTTGCGCTAGTTCTGTCGGGCGGGGCTGGAGTTTCTCCCCCTTACGGTCCCGCCCTTTTCTTCTGGGCAAAGCGGTGAGCGCGCGCCGCCGCGGGCCCCGCAGTTGAAACGAAACCGGAGTGGAATTTGGTTGTGCCGCGCGGCGAGGCGCTACTGGCCGAGCTTGTGCAGCTCCTGATCCATCTGGCGCATCTTGGACAGCCGCTGATCGGTCGGGATCATCTGCTTGAGGCGCTCGGCGGCGATCTGCTGGCTGTGCGCGGTGGGCAGCTCGCCGTCGATCTTCTCGAGCGACTCCTGGGCCAGCTTGCGCACCATCGCGCTCTTATCGTTGGTGACGGTCTGGATCAGGATGTCGTTGGCGCGCGGGTCGCCGATCTCGCCCAACGCGAAGACCGCGGTCCCGCGGCTGCGCGCGTCGTCAGCCTCCTTGAGAAAGCTGATGATCGGCAAGGTCCCGCGCGAGTCGCCGATCCGGCCCAGCGCCGCGACGATATGCACCTTGACCACCGCCGGAGTATCGCGCAGGAACAGCTGCTGGGTCATCAGCGGCACGGCGGCGGTGTTCTGCTGCGCGCCCAGGATGTCGATCGCGCGGATCCTGACCCGGATGTCTTGGTCCACCAGACCCTGCATCAGCAGCCCGCGCGCCTTAGGGTCGCTCACGTCGCGCAGCTTGTCGAGCGCTTCGGCGCGCACCCGCGGATCGACGTCGGCCATCCCCTTCTTGGCCTCGGTAATGAGCTCGTCGGCGGATTTGCTGTCCGGACGCTGCATGCCGGTGGGGCCGTTCATCAGCGTGCTCAGCATGTTCTGCTGTTGCATCGCCGCCGGGCCTCCGTACTGTGCGCGCGCCAGTCCGGGAGCGGCTGCGAGCCCAACCGCCAGGGCTGCACCAAAAATGAGCCGCTTTGACAATTCCATGCTCCCGCGAGTTTGGGCAGAATCATCGATGAAAGTGGCTTTCATTGCAAGTACGTGGAAGCGCGGGGGGCGCGCGGCCGCGGCGCTGGCGTTCGCCGCCCTGATGATCGCCGGCGCGGCCACGGGCGCGCCGCCAGCGCGTCGTGGCGCAAAACGCGCTGCGCCCGACCCGGCCGCGCAGCCCAAGCCGCTGCCCGACGGCGTCCTGGTGCCCGATTACTCGCCCGGCCCGCTTCCATTTCATCCTGGCGAGCAGCTTATCTACCAGGCCTCCTGGATCGGGATTCCGGCCGCTGGCGGCAAGGTCGTGCTCCATCCGGACT comes from the Candidatus Binataceae bacterium genome and includes:
- a CDS encoding DUF1501 domain-containing protein, with the protein product MSRCEGERWGGAAEACAGAHSRREFLKRAAMLGAAGGVLMLSPYAWAARAAAGDTSRKRLVVIFLRGAVDGLNVVVPHGEPDYYDARPTIALPRAGGEGGVVNLDGFFGLHPALAALEPRWREGTLAFVHACGSPDPTRSHFDAQDYMESGTPGMKSTADGWMNRVLGALPGQHGPTEALSLGPAVPRILSGRMAVANLPLGRAAARPMPLDRPIIEAAFDRMYQGGDALSRAYREGRMARKRLLAELEADMREADNGAPSPAGFPDDTARLARLIAHDPTIRLAFLALGGWDTHVNEGSSRGQLANHLKPLGEGLASLAAALGPHYQDTVVVVISEFGRTVRQNGNGGTDHGHGNVMWVMGGPVRGGKVYAAWPGLSTQHLYQERDLAVTTDFREPIAAVLNTHLGLGDAQIDRVFPRRPRPTGHTATLIRV
- a CDS encoding DUF1800 domain-containing protein, whose amino-acid sequence is MLQVGNMPQHKRALHALNRLAYGPRPGDVERVNQIGVERYIREQLNPESIPEPPALVQRIAAMRTLHMTPVELFEAFQLPVRQAKGDKDAQKAARQRARVILQEAVEARLMRAIYGPRQLQEVMAAFWFNHFNVFAGKGLCHLWVGAYEQEAVRPHTMGRFRMLLGATAKHPAMLFYLDNWQNTGPDSPGRRGKFEGINENYAREVMELHTLGVNGGYTQADVTALAHILTGWGLRKPGGAAMRMGAMRPGAMGMERRRWRTWRAHRRLPPAGAVGDQYGFYFDPRRHDFSDQILLGATYRGAAGLAEGEQALDLLARAPATARHLSFQLAQHFVADDPPPALVARMAERFVQSQGDIRATLQTLFLSPEFWDERYYGAKFKTPYDYVISAARLAGVDHITNYRPLFGAMAMMGMAPYGHETPDGYPDVREAWLNPDAMMMRLSFAAALGQGHLPLLAPPFETAAGAKAFHVRFKRPAASAGGAMMRAGGVARMQPLDAGALQATLGAGALSANTREAIQAAPAELRAALVLGCPEFMVC
- a CDS encoding HEAT repeat domain-containing protein; its protein translation is MQQQNMLSTLMNGPTGMQRPDSKSADELITEAKKGMADVDPRVRAEALDKLRDVSDPKARGLLMQGLVDQDIRVRIRAIDILGAQQNTAAVPLMTQQLFLRDTPAVVKVHIVAALGRIGDSRGTLPIISFLKEADDARSRGTAVFALGEIGDPRANDILIQTVTNDKSAMVRKLAQESLEKIDGELPTAHSQQIAAERLKQMIPTDQRLSKMRQMDQELHKLGQ
- a CDS encoding vitamin B12-dependent ribonucleotide reductase — translated: MAAGEIAMPGLDKKPAKAAEHASTGARQGLALERFFSRPGVDPMSEVEWELRSAVIAGEDGRVVFEQRDVEVPRAWSQTATNVVVSKYFRGPLGSPKRESSVRQLIARVVDTITGWGEAQHYFASAEERDTFHAELTALLVTQRAAFNSPVYFNVGIEPRPQCSACFILKVEDNMDSILNWYRNEGIIFKGGSGSGVNLSAVRSCREKLSAGGTASGPLSFMKAADASAGVIKSGGKTRRAAKMVVLNVDHPDVVDFIKCKQEEERKAWALIDAGYDASLDGPAYGSVFFQNANNSVRVSDDFMRAVERDGEWRTHFVTTGQVADTYRARELMKLIAEAAHACGDPGMQFDTTINAWHTCPNSGRINASNPCSEYMHLDNSACNLASLNLLKFLDERGEFDVRALRHAVDVMITAQDIVVDNSSYPTEEITRNARDFRELGLGYANLGALLMALGLPYDSDQGRSYAGAITALMTGEAYLQSARVAQVMGPFAGYPPNREPMLKVIEHHRDKARELDPAHVPLPLLSAAREAWEEALKLGAAAGFRNSQATVIAPTGTIAFMMDCDTTGIEPDIALVKYKKLVGGGMLKIVNGTVPRALKRLGYDSREVQEIVEYLDEHETIEGAPHLADAHLAVFDCAFKPRAGSRTIHYLGHLRMMGAVQPFISGAISKTINMPAEATVDDVAEAYMTAWKLGLKAVAIYRDGSKRTQPLNTGKSRTEATAPTQAAAVRAAAGEDRALNRRKLPDERKSITHKFDIAGHEGYITVGMYEDGKPGEIFVMMSKQGSTISGLMDSFATAISYALQYGVPLQFLVDKFSHMRFEPSGFTKNPEIPYAKSIVDYLFRWLASKFLDEEAKREVGVVAAERSAAAAEQSATPAAGRAYIEEAAATISAAIGDVAAHARSRQAFINQADAPPCPDCGCLMVRNGTCYKCLNCGATSGCS
- a CDS encoding DUF721 domain-containing protein, producing MALRKRKAPEPIASTLGALIDRLDSEGHFAIVRLISAWPEVVGEAVARRTEIVGLKFHTAVVKVSGAMWIQELNLLKPQILDRLRARIGDDAVRDLRFVQGRLSRRQPRTRLRPVPRAPRRAIELPELKDPELRRAFESLIEAWGRASR